The sequence AGGCGGGTCCGGCGGCTGGACCCTGACCGGCACCAAGGACGACGTGGCGGACCTGGGCGCGGCCGAGCAGGTGGTCGTGGTGGCCGGCACCGACGACGGGCCGGGGCTGTTCCTCGTCGGGCTGCCCGCAGCCCGCGCCACCGTGACGATGCGGTCCACCACCGACCGGACCCGCCGGATCGGCACGCTGGGCCTCGACGGCACCCCGGCGGCGGCGCTGGCCATCGGCGAGCAGGCCCGCGTGGTGCTCGACGCGGTGGCCCTGCGGGCCACGGCCGCGCTCGCCCTCGAGTCGGTCGGCGTCGCGCAGCGCGTCTTCGAGCTCGCGGCCGAGCACGCCAAGGCCCGCGAGCAGTTCGGCCGGGTGATCGGCACCTACCAGGCCGTCTCGCACCGGGTGGCCGACGCCTACGTCCGGCTCGAGCTGGCCCGGTCACTGGCCTACCGGGCCGCGTGGGCGGTCGAGACCCGCGAGTCGGACGCCGACGAGGTGAGCGCGCAGGAGGCGACCCTGGCCGCCGCGCAGGCCAAGGCCGCAGCCGCGGACGCGGCGGTGTTCGGGGCCGAGGCCGCGATCCAGGTGCTCGGCGGCACCGGGTTCACCTGGGAGCACGTGGCCCAGCGGTACTACAAGCGGGCGCTAGGCAACCAGTCGTGGGCCGGTTCCGCGGCGTCCCTGCGCGCACTGGTGGCCGCCGCGCTCCTCGACTAGCCCGGCCGCCCCTCAGGTCCGGCCGGCTGCGGCGACCAGGGCGCGGCGCCCCGCCCGCAGCCCGTCGAGCATGAACCGTGGCCAGTTCCTGGTGTCCACGTACTGCCGGTACAGCCCGGCCCCCCGGACGACGGAGTAGGGCACCGGCTCGACCGTCACCACCGGGCAGGCCGCCAGCAGCCGGGCCATGTTCTGCCGGGCGACCTGCAGGTGCTGGGCGGTGCGGAACTGCGACTCGATGTTGAGCAGGCTCAGCGCTCGCTCGTCCCATCCCGTGTCCACCTCCGCCACCAGCCCCGAGGGGAAGTAGGCGTTGACGGTGAGGGCGATGTCCGGCGGCGGTTCGACGTCCAGCAGCGGGGCGACCGGGAACACGTCCACCAGACCGCCGTCGCACCACGCGCCGTCGTCCAGCCGCACCGGCGCCACCCAGATGGGCAGCGCCATCGCGACCCGGATCGCCCGCGCGACCGGCAGGTCCGGTGTCGTGCGGGTCCCCAGGAACTGCACCCGGTTCTCCTCGATGCTCCAGGCCGGTGCGTAGCAGGGCACCGGCAGGTCGCCGAGCCGGATGTCGCCGAGGAACCTGTGCAGCGTCGCCTCCAGCGCCTCGCCGCGCAGCAGCCCGCCGAAGCCGCGCCCCAGGGCCGGGGCTGCCCGGAGCAGGCCGACCCAGTCCGGGTCGACGTAGTCCCTCGGGTGCAGCCCGAGCAGGAACTCGGCCACCTCGTCGGCCGACCGCCCGGTGGCCCACGGCAGCCCGAACAGCGCCGACCCGGAGCTCACCGTCATGGCCGTCGGCCTCACCTGGGCCTCCTCGAAGGCGCGCAGCACGCCGAGCAGGCTGGCCATCGCCCCGCTGCCGCCGGAAGCCGCCACCGCGACCCGGCGCCCGGCCAGCGCCGTCCCCGCCCGGCGCACGCCGGTCCCCGGCCGGCCGGGGACCGGGAACGGCGAGCGGGCCTGCGGGTATCTGTCGAGCGGGACCGGCAGCAGCCCGCGCCGGGCGGCGTCGAGGAAGTCCAGGTCGCCCGGCAGGTCGGTGAGCACCCGGCGGGCCCGGCTGCCGAGGCCGAGCACCTGGCCGAGCCAGTACATGTCCAACGCCGTCTCAAGCATCAGGGCACCTCGGGACCAGGGTCGGGCGAGCCGGCCCACCCGTCCAGTGCCGATGGTCACCGCGCTGCCATGATGTCCGGGACTCGACGAGGAGGCTCCGGTGCGGGCACTGGTGAAGGCGACGGCTGGCCCCGGTCTGGAGCTGCGGGAGGTGCCGAGACCACAGGCTGGCCCGGGCGAGGTGCTCGTCCGGGTCCTGCGGACCGGCATCTGCGGCACCGACCTGCACATCCGGGCGTGGGACGCGTGGGCCCAGCAGGTGATCCGCCCGCCACTGACGATCGGGCACGAGATCGCCGGGCACATCGACGAGCTCGGCCCGGGCGTCGACACCCTCGCGGTCGGCGACCTGGTCAGCGTGGAGGGCCACATCGTCTGCGGCCGCTGCCGCAACTGCCAGGCCGGACGCCGCCAGCTGTGCCCGAACACGGTGAGCATCGGGGTGAACCGGGACGGCGGGTTCGCCGACTACGTCGCGGTCCCGGCGTCCAACATCTGGCGGCACCCGGCCGACCTCGATCCGGACGTGGCCGCGATCTTCGACCCGTTCGGCAACGCGGTGCACGCGGCGCTGTCCTTCCCGGTGCTCGGTGAGGACGTGCTCGTCACCGGGGCCGGGCCGATCGGGATCATGGCGGCGTCCGTCGTGCGCCAGGCCGGCGCCCGCAACGTGGTCGTCACCGACGTCAGCGGGCCGCGGCTGGCGCTGGCCCGCTCGATGGGTGCGGTGACCCGGGCGGTCGACGTCACCCGGACGACGGTGGACGACGTGATGGCCGAGCTGGGCATGAAGGAGGGCTTCGACATCGGGCTGGAGATGTCCGGCGCGCCCGCGGCGCTGCACTCGATGATCTCGTCGATGGCCAACGGCGGCCGGATCGCGCTGCTCGGCCTGCCGTCGGGCGAGATCGCCTTCGACTGGGTCAAGGTGGTCACCTCGATGCTCACGGTCAAGGGCATCTACGGCCGGGAGATCTTCGAGACCTGGTACGCCATGTCGGTGCTGGTGGGCTCGGGGCTGGACATCGCCCCGGTGATCACCCACCGGTTCCCGGCCGCCGAGTTCGAGCAGGCTTTCGACGTCGCCGGCTCCGGCCAGGCCGGCAAGGTGGTCATGGACTGGAGCCAGCAGTGACCGGGTCGAGGATCAGGGGGAGCCATGTCTGACGTGCTCAGCCGGCTGCGCGCGGAGCTCACCGAGCGCATGGACGAGATGCGGGCCACCGGGGTGTGGAAACCCGAGCGGGTGCTCAGCTCGCCGCAGGGCACCCATGTCCGCGACGCCGACGGCCGGGAGATCCTCAACTTCTGCGCGAACAACTACCTCGGCCTGGCCGACCACCCGGACCTGGTCGCTGCGGCCCGCGACGCGGTGGACCGCTGGGGCTTCGGGATGGCCTCGGTGCGGTTCATCTGCGGCACCCAGACCATCCACCGGGAGCTGGAGAACCGGCTCAGCGAGTTCCTCGGCACCGAGGACACGATCTTGTTCGGCTCCTGCTTCGACGCCAACGGCGGGGTGTTCGAGGCGCTGCTGGACGAGCGGGACACCGTCATCTCGGACGCGCTCAACCACGCCTCGCTCATCGACGGCATCCGGCTGAGCAAGGCTCAGCGGCTGCGCTACGCCAACCGGGACATGGCCGAGCTCGAGCAGCGGCTGGCCGAGTCGGCGGAGGCCCGCTACCGGCTGATCGTCACCGACGGCGTGTTCTCGATGGACGGCTACCACGCGCCGCTCGACCGGATCTGTGCGCTGGCCGACCGCTACGACGCGCTGGTCCTGGTCGACGACTCGCACGCGGTCGGGGTGGTCGGGCCCACCGGCCGCGGCACCCCCGAGCTGTTCGGGGTGACCGACCGGGTGGACATCGTCACCGGCACCCTGGGCAAGGCCCTCGGCGGCGCCAGCGGCGGCTACGTGAGCGGGCGCGGCGAGCTCGTCCAGCTGCTCAAGCAGCGGGCCCGGCCGTACTTGTTCTCCAACTCGGTGGCCCCGGCGATCGTGGCGACGTCCCTCACCGTGCTCGACCTGCTGTCGTCATCGGACGACCTGCGCACCCGGGTGCACGCGAACGCGGCGCGGTTCCGGGCCGGCATGGAGGCGGCCGGCTTCGACCTGCTGCCGGGCGAGCACCCGATCGTGCCGGTCATGTTCGGCGACGCGCGGGTGGCCAGCCGGATGGCCGAGCGGCTGTTCGCGGACGGCGTCTACGCGGTGGCCTTCTCGTTCCCCGTGGTGCCCAAGGGCCAGGCCCGGATCCGGGTCCAGCTGTCCGCCGCGCACCGCGACACCGACGTCGACGCCGCCGTCCAAGCCTTCACGCGAGCGCGTCAGCTGACCGAGTAGCGGGTGTGACAGCCGGACGCCGTCCGTGATGTCATGTGGGATACGTCACACACCCCGTGACGGCACCAGCACAGCCCACGCATCGAGCCAGACGGCGACCCCGGAGGCGGCCATGTTCGAGGCAGCGCAGCTGTACGCACCGGTGACCCGCGGCGCCGACGGCACCGTCGAGGTCGAGCTCGGCGCCGACCATCCCGGCGTGGGCGACCCGGTCTACCGGGCCCGCCGCAACGCGATCGCCGAGCTCGCGCTGGAGTGGCAGCCGGGCCTGCCGGTGCCGCACGCCGAGTACACCGCCGAGGAGCACGAGGTCTGGCGCACCGTCAGCGCCGAGCTGGCTGTGCTGCACCGGGACCTCGCCTGCCAGCAGTTCCGTGACGGCGCCGAGCGCCTGCGGCTGCCCACCGACCACATCCCGCAGCTCGGCGAGGTCACCGCCGCACTGCGGCCGCTCACCGGGTTCCGCTACGCGCCGGCCGCCGGGCTGGTGCCGCTGCTGCAGTTCTACGGGTCGCTCGATGACGGGGTGTTCCACTCCACGCAGTACATCCGGCACCACTCGGTGCCGCTGTACACCCCGGAGCCGGACGTCATCCACGAGGTCGTCGGCCACGCCAGCTGCCTGGCCGACGACCGGTTCGCGGCGCTGTACCGCGCCGCCGGCCGAGCAGCCCGCCGGGTCGAGTCCCCCGACGCGCTCGAGTTCTTCTCCAAGGTGTTCTGGTTCTCGCTGGAGTTCGGCGTGCTGCGCGAAGGTGACGTGGTGCGCACCTACGGTGCCGGCCTGCTGTCCTCCTACGGCGAGATCCAGGAGTTCCGCTCGGCCGACCTGCGCCCGCTCGACGTCGGCCGGATGGGCCGGCAGACCTACGACATCACCCACTACCAGCCGATCCTGTTCTGCGCCGACTCCTTCGACCACGTCGAGGACGTCGTCGGCGGCTTCTTCGACACCGTGGACGACGACGTGGTGGAGCGGCTGACCCGCGAGGCGGTCGCGACGGCCTGAGGGTCAGGCCGTCCGCAGCGACCAGGCCCGCACGCCGCCCACGATCCCGGCGGTGTTGGGCACCACCACCACGTCGTCGCCCATCCGCTCGAGCTGCTCGGGCCGGATCCGCCGCGAGTTGCCGCCACCCAGGTAGAGCCGGTCCCACAGGAACACCGGCCGCAGCGCGTCCACCACGCGGCGCACCCGCCGGGACCAGAACGCGTCGCCCAGCCGCCGCCGCTCGGGCTCCCCCACGAACGTGTCGTAGGACAGCCCCCAGCGCACCGGGGCCTGCGACACCTCCAGGTGCGGCGCCAGCTGGCCGCCGTCGAACAGTGCGCAGCCCAGCCCGGTGCCCAGCGTCAGCACCAGCTCCAGGCCGGTCCCGGCGACGACCCCCGCGCCGTGCACCTCCGCGTCGTTGAGCACCAGCGCGGGCATGCCCAGCGCGTGTGCCAGCGCGCTCTGCGCGTCGAAACCAGACCACTGCCCGAGCAGGTCCGGGTCCAGCCGGGTCCGCGGCCCAGCCCGGTTGACGTAGTGCGGCGTCGCGATCACCACGCCGTGCCGGATCATGCCGGGGAGGCCGATGGTCGCCCGGTCCGCGGCCGGCAGCTGCGCGGCCAGCTCGACCAGGGTGCGGACGAACAGCTCGGTCGGCAGCGGGTACGGCGTGGGTACCCGCATCGGGTGGGCGTGCATCGTCGCGGCCTCGTCCAAGACGGAGGCCTTGATCCCGCCGCCACCGCAGTCGATAGCCAGGGTCGAGGTCACGCGGACAGTGTGCCGGGTCTCGACGAGCGAGGTCGGGCGGACGGCCGTACCGTCCAAGACATGTCCCTGCGGCGCCTGGCCGCCGCCGCCGCCGAACCGGTGCGCGGCAACGTGCGCTCGCTGCTGTCCGGCGAGCCGGACGGCGCGCCACCGTGGGTGCGGGCCATGGCCGCGGACGGCGACGCCGGCTGGTTCGGCCCCGGCTCCGCGGTGTGGACCGTGCACCGGGACGCGGCGACCCTCGTGGGTGGAATCCGGGCGCTGCTGCTGCAGGCGATGCACCCGGTCGTGCTGGCCGGGTTCGACCAGCACTCCGGCTACCGGGAGGACCCGATCGGCCGGCTGCAGCGGACGGCGGCGTTCGTCACGCTGACGGCGTTCGGGACGACAGCCCAGGCGGAGGCGGCCTGCCGGGCGGTCGAGCGGGCCCACCAGCCGGTCCGCGGGGTGACCGACGACGGTGTGGCCTACTCGGCGGCCGACCCACGGCTGCTGGCCTGGGTGCACCTCACCCTGGTCGACTCCCTCGCCACCGCGGTGGCGACCTACGGCCGTACCCGGTTCGACCGGGATGCCTACCTGGGCGAGACGGCCCGCATCGGCGAGCAGCTGGGCGCTCATCCGTTGCCGCGCAGCGCGCGGGACGTCGAGGACCTCTACGCCGAGTTCCGGCCCGAGCTGGCGGCCACCGTGGCGACGGCCGAGGCGCACGCCTTCATCCTCGACCCGCCGCTGCCGGCGGCCACCCGGGCCGGCTACCAGCTGCTGGCCGCGGCGGCAGCAGCGACGCTGCCGCCCGACCTCGCGGCGCACCTGGCCGCGCGCCCGGTGCTGCCGCCGGCGCCGGCCCGGGTCGTGGGCACCGTCGCGACGAGGGCGCTCTCGACCGTCCTAGGACCCAGCCCCGCCGCGACCGCCGCCGCCAACCGGGTCACCCGCACCCCCCTCCCCTCCGCATGAAGGTGCGCCGTTCTGTGCGTAGGGCCGCACCGTCCTACCCTTCATGGCGGCGTGGGCGGCTTCAGGCCGTCGCGCAGCGCACCAGGGTGGCCGACGGGGCGCTGCGCAGGGCCCACCGGGCGACCGGGACCGTCGCCAGCCCGGCGACGGCGAACAGCGCGCCCGGGACGGACCAGCCCGGCGGCCCCCCAGCCGACGACCCCCGCGGTGAGCACCGCGGGGGCCAGCATGGTGGTCGCCGCGAAGCCCGTGCTGAACAGCCCCTGGTACTGCCCCTGCGCCGACTGCGGGGCCAGCCCGAACCCTTGGGCCCAGCTGCCGGCGGCCGGCAGCAGCTCCCCCGCGACGTGAGCGAGGGCTCCCAGCACGAGCACCACCTCCGCGACCAGTGGGCCACCGAGGCACGACGAGGCATAGACCACGTCCGCGAGGAACGGCCGGTCGCGCAGGGCGACCAGCCGCGGCCCCTCGCCGGGGTGCAGTGTCGGGCGCAGGTGCCGCAGCCGCCGGGCCACCAGGGCGGTCGCCAGGAAGGTGGCGGCGTCGAGCGCCACGACGGCGCGGTAGCCCCATGGTGAGTCGACGACCAGGGCGAGCGCGCCGACCAGGCCGCCGAGGGTGATCCCGACGGTGGTGACGGCGCGCAGGTGGGCGCGCAGCCGGACCCGGTGCTCGGGCTCGCCCATGGTGGCGATGAGGGCTCCGCGGGCCGCACCCTCGGCCCGGTCGATCAGCGTGCCGACGACGGCGACGGCCACGACCCGAGGAAGGTCGCCACCAGCAGGTAACCGAGCACGGCGATCCCCAGCAGCCCGGTGAGCAGGACCAGCATCTCCCGCGGGCCACGCAGGTCGGCGACGTGGCCCATCGGGACGCCGACCAGGAGACCGGCGGCACCCGCGATGGTGAGTCCGAGGCCCACCTGGACCGCGGGCAGCCCGACGACCTGGGTGAAGTAGATGGCGCTTCGGTGACGAACATGCCGTTGCCCAAGGTGTTGACCAGTGTCCCGATCGCCAGCGTCCGCTCCGCCCTTGCAGCGGGAGGACGCGCTCGAGCAGGCTCATGATCGACGCTCTTGGCAGACGGTGCCAAAAACTTGCGAGGCGTTAACTAAGGGGTGGCGGCCAGCGCGCCGGCCGCCAGGTCCAGGGCCCGCTCCGCAGCACCGACAGCCAGCTCCCGGTCCGCGGGGACCAGCCCGATGCGGGTCCGCCGGTCGAGCAGGTCGTCGGCGTCCAGCGCCCCTTCGTGGGTCACCCCCCAGAGCAGCTCGGCCATCGTCACCGGGACGCCGGCTGCGACCGGCGCCAGCAGCTCCGCATCGGTGAGTCCGGAAACCGCCCGAGCCGACTTCAGCACGGCCGCGGCCTCGGTCCCGTACCGGCGGACCAGCCGAGCGGGCGCCTCGAGCAGCGCGAGCAGCTCGCGGTCGGCGGCCCCAATCAACGGCAGCCGCCGGGTGCGGCACGGTCCGGCGGCCAGCCCGGCCGTGCGCATCGCGGTATCGACCGCGTCCTGCGCCATCCGGCGATACGTCGTCAACTTCCCGCCCACGACCGTGACCACCCCGATCTCGGACACCAGCACCGCGTGCCGCCGGGACAGGTCAGCGGTGCGGCCGCCGGCCTCGAGCAGGGGGCGCAGGCCGGCGAACGCGCCGACCACGTCGCTGCGGTGCACGGGGCGCTCGAACTGCGCGGCGACGACGTCGAGCAGGAACCCGATCTCCGCCTCGCTGGGCTCGGGGACGTCGGGGACGTCGCCGTCCACCGGCTCGTCGGTGAGCCCCAGGTAGACCAGGCCGTCCGGCTGCGGCAGCGCGAAGACGAACCGGTTCGTCTCCCCCGGGACGGGGACGGTCACCGCCACGGCGAGGCCGGGCAGGCTGGACCCGCGCAGCACCAGGTGGGTGCCGCGCGACGGCCGCAGTGCGACGTCCGGCACCAGGTCGCCGGCCCACACTCCGGCGGCGTTGACCACCACCTTGGCCCGGATCTCGGCGGTGCGGCCGGTGAGCTCGTCGCGGACCACGGCGCCCCGACCGTCGAGGTCAGTGACCCGGACCCGGGTGAGGATGCGGGCCTCGTGCGCTGCCGCCGTTCGGGCCAGCGCGACCACCAGGCGGGCGTCGTCCTCCAGCTGGCCGTCCCAGGAGAGCAGGCCACCGCGCAGCCCCTCGCGCCGCAGCACCGGAGCCACCGCTAGGGTCTCGGTGCGGTTCAGCCGGCGCGGCAGCGGCAGCTCGTCGCGAGGCGTGAGCGCGCTGCGGCGCAGCAGGTCGCCGGCCAGCAGGCCGCTACGCGTCAGTGCCTCCTGCGTGCGGCCGACCAGGGGGGTCAGCGGGACCAGCATGGGCAGCGGCCGGGTGAGGTGCGGTGCCGTCCGGGTCATCAGGATGCCGCGCTCGACCGCGCTCTCGTGGGCCACACCGACCTGGCCGTGAGCCAGGTAGCGCAGCCCGCCGTGCACCAGCTTCGAGCTCCACCGCGAGGTGCCGAAGGCCAGGTCGTGCGCGTCGACGGCGACGACGGACAGCCCGCGGGATGCCGCGTCCAGCGCCACCCCGGCGCCGGTGACCCCCAGCCCCACCACGAGGACGTCGACCACCCGCCCGTCGGTGGCCCCGTCGAGCTCGCGTTCCCGGCGGCGCGCGTCCAGGGCGATGGCGCTCATGGCCGCAGGTACCGCTCGGTCAGGTGGCGCAGCTCGTCGTCGAACGCCCCGATCGAGGGGCCCGCGCCGTCGGCCATCGTCTCGACCGAGAACGCGAAGCCGTGCGCCGCCAGCAGCAGCGAGCGGGCCAGCAGGGTCGGGTCGCCGGCCCGGATCGAGCCGTCCTGCTGCCCGGCCCGGATGGCCGCCTCGAGCAGGGCCAGGATCGAGTCCTGGGTGCGCCCCCGCCGGTCCAGCACGTACGGCAGCAGCAGCTCGGGGTCGACGTGCACGATCTTGCGGAACAGCTCGTTGTCGCGCAGCGCGGTGACCGTCGCGGTGACGGCGCCGGCCAGCCGGTCCAGCGACGAGGCGCTGGCGTCGAGGGCGGCGTCCTCGAGCACCCCGGACCACTCCTGGGTCATCAGGTCGGCCAACAGCGACTGCATGTCCGCCCAGCGGCGGTACAGGGTCATCCGGGAGACGCCGGCCCGGCGCGCGACGTCGGTCAGCGTGGTGCGCCGCCAGCCCACCTCCCGGATGCACTCGCGGGCGGCGAGCAGCACGGCGAGGTCCGGATCGGTACTGTTACGAAGTGACGCCACATGTCACACTGTAGCGCGTGACGATCCCCCCGCACTGGGCCCGCTGGGGCGACCCGGACCTGGCCCAGCCCCTGCCCGACTCGGCCCGTGGACTGGTCGATGCGGCGTTCGGCCCGCTGGCCGACCACTTATCGGTCGGCCTGGACGCCGTGCGCCTCCCCGAGCCGGCGCTCCCGCCCGAGACGCTCGACGGGCTGCGCGCGCTGGTCGGCGCGGAGCACGTGCACCTCGACCACGAGACCCGGGTACGGCACACCCGGGGGAAGTCGACGCCGGACCTGCTGCGGATGCGCGCCGGGGACGGCAGCGACGCTCCCGACGTGGTGGTGCGACCGGCCGGGCACGATCAGGTGGCGGCTGTCGTCGAGTGGTGCGGCCGGCACCGGGTCGCCCTGGTCCCGTTCGGCGGCGGGACGTCGGTCGTGGGCGGCCTGGCCGCCCGCCGCGACGGGTACGCCGGCGTGCTGGCCCTCGACCTCTCCCGGCTGGACCGGCTGGTCGCGCTCGACGCGGAGTCCGGGACGGCGGTGCTCGAGGCGGGCGTGCTCGGCCCGCGGGCCGAGTCGCTGCTCGGCGAGCACGGGTTCACCCTCGGCCACTTCCCGCAGTCCTTCGAGTACGCCTCCATCGGCGGCTTCGCGGCGACCCGGTCGAGCGGGCAGTCGTCGTCCGGCTACGGCCGGTTCGACTCGCTGGTGCTCGGCCTGAAGGTGGCGACACCGATCGGGACCTGGCAGCTGGGCCACGCCCCGGCCAGCGCCGCCGGCCCGGACCTGCGCCAGCTGGTGCTCGGCTCCGAGGGTGCCTTCGGGGTGATCACCGAGGTGACGCTACGGGTCCGGCCGGTGCCGCCGGTCCGGGTCTACGAGGGCTGGCGGTTCGGGTCCTTCGCGGCCGGCGCGGCGGCCGTGCGCGACCTCGTGCAGGCGGGCGTCACGCCGACGGTGCTGCGGCTGTCGGACGAGATCGAGACGGCGGTCAACCTGTCCTCCCCGTCCGCCGTCGGCGGTGGCGAGGGTGGCGGCGGTTGCGTGCTCATCACCGGCTACGAGGGCGAGCCGGACGGCGTCGAAGCGCTGCGGGCGGCCACCGGCGCCCGGCTGGCGGCGCTCGGTGCGGATCCGCTGGGCGAGGGCCCGGGGACGGCGTGGGAGCGCGGCCGCTTCGCCGGCCCGTACCTGCGGGACTCCCTGCTCGACGTCGGCGTCCTCGTTGAGACCCTCGAGACCGCGACGTTCTGGTCGCAGCTGCTGTCGCTGTACGAGCGGGTGCGGACGGCGGTGGTGAGGGCGCTGGCCGGGCAGGGCGCGCCTTCGCTCGTGCTGGGCCACATCTCGCACGTGTACCCGACCGGCGCCTCGCTGTACTTCACCGTGGTGGCCAAGGAGCTGGCCGACCCACTGGCCGAGTGGACGGTGGCGAAGACCGCGGCGTCCGAGGCGATCGCCGCCGCCGGCGCGACGATCACGCACCACCACGGCGTCGGGCGCGACCACCAGCCGTGGCTCGCGCAGGAGATCGGACCGGTCGGCGTCGAGGTGCTGCGCGCGGTGAAACAGCGGATCGACCCGTCCGGCGTGCTCAACCCCGGGATCCTGGTCCCATGAGGTCCTTCCACCTGTTGGTGAACCCGCGGTCCGGGGGCGGTGCGGCCGGTGCGGCGGCCGTCCCGGTGGCCCGGCTGCTGCGTGAGGCGGGCGCGCGGGTCGAGGTCACCTACAGCTCCGGACCGGCTGCGACCGCCGCGCTCGTCGAGCAGGTCGTCACGCAGGGTGACGTCGTGGTCGCCGTCGGAGGCGACGGGATGGTGGCCTCGCTCGCAGGGGCCGTGGTCGCCGCGGGTGGCACGCTGGGCCTGGTGCCGAGCGGTCGCGGCAACGACTTCGCCCGGCAGCTCGGCCTCACCGCCCGGCCCGAGGAGGTCGCCGAGACCCTGCTGCACGCGACCCCCCGCTCGGTCGACGTGATCGACGCCGGCGGGCAGGTGGTCGTCGGCAGCGTCTACGTGGGGGTCGACTCGCTGGCCTCGGAGATCGTGAACAACGCCCGGCACGTGCCGCACCGGGTGCTGTACCCGTACGCGGCGGTCCGGGCGCTGGTGTCGTACCAGCCGACCACCTACCGGGTCGAGGTCGACGGCGTGGGCGCCGAGTACCGCGCGGCGACCGTGGTGGTGGCCAACTCCGGGTACTACGGCAACGGCATGCACATCGCCCCAGCAGCCACCCTGGCCGACGGGCTGCTCGACGTGGTGATCATCCAGCCTCGGTCGCGGCTGCGGCTGATCAGCTGGCTGCCCAAGCTGTACGACGGTTCGCACGTGGAGCTGGACGAGGTGCTGGTGCTCAGGGGGAGCAGCGTGACGCTGAGTGCGGTGACCCCGGCCACGGCGTACGGCGACGGCGAGCGGGTGGCGCCGCTGCCGGTGACCGCCACGGTCCGGCCGGCCGCCCTGCAGGTCCTCGCCTGACCCCTCCCCCCTGCATGAAGGTGCCCTTCTGTGCGCGTGGCCGCACTTTCCTACCCTTCATGCGGCGCAACGGCGGAGGGTGTGGGATTCGAACCCACGGACGGTTGCCCGTCGTGCGCTTTCAAGGCGCATGCACTCGG is a genomic window of Actinomycetes bacterium containing:
- a CDS encoding TetR/AcrR family transcriptional regulator — its product is MASLRNSTDPDLAVLLAARECIREVGWRRTTLTDVARRAGVSRMTLYRRWADMQSLLADLMTQEWSGVLEDAALDASASSLDRLAGAVTATVTALRDNELFRKIVHVDPELLLPYVLDRRGRTQDSILALLEAAIRAGQQDGSIRAGDPTLLARSLLLAAHGFAFSVETMADGAGPSIGAFDDELRHLTERYLRP
- a CDS encoding FAD-binding oxidoreductase — protein: MTIPPHWARWGDPDLAQPLPDSARGLVDAAFGPLADHLSVGLDAVRLPEPALPPETLDGLRALVGAEHVHLDHETRVRHTRGKSTPDLLRMRAGDGSDAPDVVVRPAGHDQVAAVVEWCGRHRVALVPFGGGTSVVGGLAARRDGYAGVLALDLSRLDRLVALDAESGTAVLEAGVLGPRAESLLGEHGFTLGHFPQSFEYASIGGFAATRSSGQSSSGYGRFDSLVLGLKVATPIGTWQLGHAPASAAGPDLRQLVLGSEGAFGVITEVTLRVRPVPPVRVYEGWRFGSFAAGAAAVRDLVQAGVTPTVLRLSDEIETAVNLSSPSAVGGGEGGGGCVLITGYEGEPDGVEALRAATGARLAALGADPLGEGPGTAWERGRFAGPYLRDSLLDVGVLVETLETATFWSQLLSLYERVRTAVVRALAGQGAPSLVLGHISHVYPTGASLYFTVVAKELADPLAEWTVAKTAASEAIAAAGATITHHHGVGRDHQPWLAQEIGPVGVEVLRAVKQRIDPSGVLNPGILVP
- a CDS encoding diacylglycerol kinase family protein, whose translation is MRSFHLLVNPRSGGGAAGAAAVPVARLLREAGARVEVTYSSGPAATAALVEQVVTQGDVVVAVGGDGMVASLAGAVVAAGGTLGLVPSGRGNDFARQLGLTARPEEVAETLLHATPRSVDVIDAGGQVVVGSVYVGVDSLASEIVNNARHVPHRVLYPYAAVRALVSYQPTTYRVEVDGVGAEYRAATVVVANSGYYGNGMHIAPAATLADGLLDVVIIQPRSRLRLISWLPKLYDGSHVELDEVLVLRGSSVTLSAVTPATAYGDGERVAPLPVTATVRPAALQVLA